From one Lycium barbarum isolate Lr01 chromosome 6, ASM1917538v2, whole genome shotgun sequence genomic stretch:
- the LOC132644893 gene encoding pectinesterase-like, with the protein MVGKIVVSLVSLILLVGVIIGVVVVVHQNGDHKEDKNTKVQMKKVHEFCQAADFKDACAKSLEGVAKNESATIKDYLMAAFQNTVEEVKKGMEEAKKTSVNNETDPYNHMAVDDCKQFLQFAIEELEDSLALVGETDIESLHEYTYDLLNWIGTVYSYQSICLDQLTTPEYKSVMEKGLTNATQLTNNAINIIAKMSEVLKSFNIQIPEGLLDSTNSSPHRRLLELNKIDQDGYPTWFPAADRKLLGKPSKKKGKGGAAPGGGAPLPPIGSGPITPHAVVAKDGSGKFKTVQDAIRAYPPNHQGRYIIYIKAGVYEEQVLIDKNQPNVFMYGDGAGKSIITCDKNVKLMKLSTTGCATVGVNSDGFLAKGITFRNTAGPAGEQAVALRISGDMAAVFDCSMEAFQDTLYYQTGRQFYRNCVISGTIDFIFGSGSCVIQNSEIILRRPKSKNCVTADGKELADKISGVVIQNCKIVADKEYYPDRLKLENYLARPWKKFSTNVFLENEIGDLIRPEGFMIWDNAKFHETCFMYEYGNRGPGAATNARNKVFKNYKVLSPQEATKYTVGTFLNANEWLPGTSAPYYVGLGGK; encoded by the exons ATGGTGGGGAAAATAGTGGTTTCTTTAGTATCATTAATTCTTTTAGTTGGTGTGATAATTGGAGTGGTGGTCGTTGTCCATCAAAATGGGGATCACAAAGAAGATAAAAACACCAAAGTCCAAATGAAAAAAGTGCACGAGTTCTGTCAGGCCGCTGATTTCAAAGACGCATGTGCCAAGTCACTCGAAGGAGTAGCCAAAAATGAGTCCGCTACAATAAAGGACTACCTAATGGCTGCCTTCCAAAACACTGTGGAAGAAGTGAAAAAGGGTATGGAGGAGGCTAAAAAAACTTCTGTTAACAATGAAACGGACCCTTACAATCACATGGCGGTGGATGATTGCAAGCAGTTCTTGCAATTCGCCATCGAAGAGCTCGAGGACTCGCTCGCATTGGTCGGTGAGACGGACATTGAGTCACTCCATGAGTATACATATGATCTGTTGAATTGGATTGGCACTGTCTACTCCTACCAATCCATATGCCTTGATCAACTAACGACTCCCGAGTACAAATCCGTTATGGAAAAAGGCTTGACGAACGCTACTCAGCTCACCAACAACGCGATCAACATCATAGCAAAGATGTCGGAGGTTTTGAAATCCTTCAACATTCAAATCCCCGAAGGGCTCCTCGATAGCACCAACAGCTCTCCTCACCGCCGTCTCCTCGAGTTAAACAAGATCGATCAGGACGGTTACCCAACATGGTTCCCCGCTGCTGATCGTAAGCTTTTGGGAAAACCCtcgaaaaagaaaggaaaaggtgGTGCTGCTCCAGGAGGGGGGGCTCCACTTCCTCCTATCGGTTCTGGCCCAATAACTCCTCACGCAGTGGTTGCCAAGGATGGAAGCGGCAAATTTAAGACCGTTCAGGATGCTATCAGAGCTTACCCACCAAATCATCAAGGCAGATACATTATCTACATCAAGGCTGGGGTTTACGAGGAACAGGTACTTATCGACAAAAATCAACCAAACGTGTTCATGTATGGTGACGGCGCAGGGAAATCTATCATCACTTGTGACAAAAATGTTAAACTAATGAAACTCAGCACCACGGGCTGTGCTACAGTCG GTGTTAACAGCGATGGATTCCTAGCGAAGGGAATTACATTCCGTAACACTGCTGGTCCAGCAGGGGAACAAGCGGTGGCACTTAGGATCTCCGGAGATATGGCGGCAGTATTCGACTGCAGCATGGAGGCGTTCCAAGACACGTTGTACTACCAAACAGGCAGGCAATTCTACCGCAACTgcgtgatctcaggtaccatagATTTTATATTCGGGAGTGGGTCATGTGTGATCCAGAACAGTGAGATCATTCTAAGAAGGCCTAAGTCGAAGAACTGCGTCACAGCTGATGGGAAGGAATTAGCGGACAAAATCAGTGGGGTGGTAATCCAAAACTGCAAGATCGTTGCAGACAAAGAATACTACCCGGATAGGTTGAAACTGGAAAATTACTTAGCACGACCGTGGAAGAAATTCTCGACCAATGTTTTCCTGGAAAATGAGATCGGTGACCTCATTAGGCCCGAGGGATTTATGATATGGGATAATGCCAAATTCCACGAAACATGTTTTATGTATGAGTATGGCAACAGAGGACCTGGTGCTGCGACTAACGCAAGGAACAAAGTCTTCAAGAATTACAAGGTCCTTAGCCCACAGGAAGCAACTAAATACACTGTTGGTACTTTTCTTAATGCTAATGAATGGTTGCCTGGCACCAGTGCACCTTACTACGTTGGTCTTGGTGGAAAATAG